From one Amaranthus tricolor cultivar Red isolate AtriRed21 chromosome 17, ASM2621246v1, whole genome shotgun sequence genomic stretch:
- the LOC130803696 gene encoding uncharacterized protein LOC130803696 has product MHELLLSLNSKGKSAHGVINEIAKKYDVRRRTLGRIWRQIRDQKKNNQVPITVNNKKKGSKGRPSIPFDEKSSSQLKRRRRQVYQHCQRPWELAKPQFADGKEKNEQTSNFTFNDMSNVLHMDEKLFYITRTQQTFYLTLDEIELHREIQFKRFVPKIMFMCAIARPIFSSEGEMIFDGKIGIFPFTHEVAAQRSSKNRKRGEPETKPIQSITKATQEI; this is encoded by the exons ATGCATGAGCTTTTATTGTCACTAAACAGTAAAGGGAAGTCAGCCCACGGGGTCATCAATGAAATTGCCAAGAAGTACGATGTGCGTAGGAGGACACTAGGAAGGATATGGAGACAGATTCGAGATcaaaaaaagaataatcaaGTACCAATAACTGTCAACAACAAGAAGAAAGGCAGCAAAGGAAGGCCGTCCATCCCCTTTGATGAAAAAAGTTCAAGTCAATTGAAAAGGCGAAGAAGACAAGTTTACCAGCACTGTCAAAGGCCATGGGAGTTAGCCAAACCACAATTTGCagatggaaaagaaaaaa ATGAGCAAACAAGCAACTTCACATTTAATGACATGTCAAATGTATTGCACATGGATGAAAAGTTGTTTTACATTACAAGGACACAACAAACATTTTATCTGACTCTAGATGAAATAGAGCTACATAGAGAAATCCAATTTAAAAGATTTGTGCCCaagatcatgtttatgtgtgccATTGCAAGACCAATCTTTTCTAGTGAAGGTGAGAtgatttttgatggaaagataggcaTATTTCCTTTTACACATGAAGTGGCAGCACAAAGAAGTTCAAAAAATAGGAAGAGAGGAGAGCCAGAGACcaaaccaatacaatcaatcactaaaGCCACACAAGAGATATGA
- the LOC130804516 gene encoding NADH dehydrogenase [ubiquinone] 1 alpha subcomplex subunit 6-like isoform X3, producing MAAVWRAKVPPNSANLEEARKRVFEFFKLASRSLPTVMDIYNLNDVTTISQLRSSISSQIRKNAHIKDPKVIDMLIFKGMEELENIVEHSKQRHHVIGQYVVGQGLVKDLGTKDQGLSPFLKKFYESNYF from the exons ATGGCGGCAGTTTGGAGAGCGAAGGTACCCCCAAACTCAGCAAACTTAGAAGAAGCTCGTAAAAGGGTGTTTGAATTCTTCAAGTTAGCCTCCAGATCACTCCCTACTGTTATGGATATCTACAATCTCAACGATGTCACCACCATTTCTCAACTTCGCTCTTCTATTTCTTCTCAGATCCGGAAGAACGCCCACATCAAAGATCCTAAG GTTATTGATATGCTGATCTTCAAAGGAATGGAGGAACTGGAAAACATAGTCGAGCATTCAAAGCAGCGTCACCACGTTATTGGCCAATATGTTGTTGGACAAGGACTTGTTAAGGATTTAGGTACCAAGGATCAGGGACTCTCTCCGTTCCTTAAGAAGTTTTATGAAAGTAACTATTTCTGA
- the LOC130804516 gene encoding PKS-NRPS hybrid synthetase cheA-like isoform X2, whose amino-acid sequence MAAVWRAKVPPNSANLEEARKRVFEFFKLASRSLPTVMDIYNLNDVTTISQLRSSISSQIRKNAHIKDPKGLRDIFGIAQTPSVIVTDRDEGLSAAIRDVFPAVRHLLCIWHIANDVENMVDKLCGGEKSTRANIQER is encoded by the exons ATGGCGGCAGTTTGGAGAGCGAAGGTACCCCCAAACTCAGCAAACTTAGAAGAAGCTCGTAAAAGGGTGTTTGAATTCTTCAAGTTAGCCTCCAGATCACTCCCTACTGTTATGGATATCTACAATCTCAACGATGTCACCACCATTTCTCAACTTCGCTCTTCTATTTCTTCTCAGATCCGGAAGAACGCCCACATCAAAGATCCTAAG ggattgagagatattttcggcatagctcagactcctagcgtcattgtaaccgatcgagatgaaggtttatctgcagctattcgtgacgtcttcccag ctgtgcggcatttgttatgcatttggcatattgcaaacgacgtggagaacatggtggacaagttgtgtgggggggaaaaatcaacaagggcaaatATTCAGGAAAGGTAG
- the LOC130804516 gene encoding NADH dehydrogenase [ubiquinone] 1 alpha subcomplex subunit 6-like isoform X4 — protein sequence MAAVWRAKVPPNSANLEEARKRVFEFFKLASRSLPTVMDIYNLNDVTTISQLRSSISSQIRKNAHIKDPKGLRDIFGIAQTPSVIVTDRDEGLSAAIRDVFPGY from the exons ATGGCGGCAGTTTGGAGAGCGAAGGTACCCCCAAACTCAGCAAACTTAGAAGAAGCTCGTAAAAGGGTGTTTGAATTCTTCAAGTTAGCCTCCAGATCACTCCCTACTGTTATGGATATCTACAATCTCAACGATGTCACCACCATTTCTCAACTTCGCTCTTCTATTTCTTCTCAGATCCGGAAGAACGCCCACATCAAAGATCCTAAG ggattgagagatattttcggcatagctcagactcctagcgtcattgtaaccgatcgagatgaaggtttatctgcagctattcgtgacgtcttcccag GTTATTGA
- the LOC130804516 gene encoding uncharacterized protein LOC130804516 isoform X1 gives MRAESGKVLIDPCLQQCEAAHNGLAASPRCHSELPIQVEQGHRTPGNLMLIDGHGKYRVRSHAGSGLICQQGRADDSHVVGCRLRIHGLGPMTQMHQLSNVHAAASECTSMSKLRHRLPEQIGDTDLPLRLRRLSQQRTFNSNAQYVLHVVQHNRHFAPWHVEGVRIRLPPLHERRYQSTVVVLVHNVR, from the coding sequence ATGAGAGCAgaaagcgggaaagtactcatagatccatgtctgcaGCAATGTGAGGCAGCCCACAATGGTCTTGCagccagccctagatgccattccgagctgccgaTACAAGTAGAgcaaggtcaccgcaccccaggcaaTCTCATGCTGATCGACGGtcacggcaagtatcgggtgaggtcgcatgccggttctggtcttatctgccagcaaggtagagccgacgatagccatgtagtaggctgtCGTCTGCGTATCCATGGCCTGGGACCTATGACACAGATGCATCAGCTCAGCAACGTTCACGCAGCCGCAAGTGAATGCACCTCTATGTCGAAGCTCAGACATAGGCTCCCCGAACAAATTGGTGACACTGACCTGCCACTCCGCCTCAGAAGGCTCAGCCagcagagaaccttcaatagcaATGCCCAGTATgtgttgcacgtcgtgcaacataatcgtcatttcgccccatggcatgtggaaggtgttcgtatccggctgccacctctccacgaacgccgatatcaaagcacagtcgttgtgctggtgcataatgtacggtag
- the LOC130804517 gene encoding uncharacterized protein LOC130804517: MQLVGDQRAPCRSLGAQARAAGPRCGDRCCRHTYLCGLHVVVPLHHSSMDDTTRYHGGSLIRSHSTDDDTLCTGHCICHQLLPRGACTGDCPRHTLRDAVSTLHSGSDCVRHHYVRVRFISSSCRRSS; encoded by the exons ATGCAACTGGTTGGAGATCAACGTGCGCcatgtcgctcgttgggagcacaggctagagctgctggcccaaggtgcggCGATCGATGCTGTAGGCACACCTACTTGTGCGGattacatgtcgtggttcctctccatcactcgtcgatggatgacaccacgaggtatcatggcGGCAGCCTAATACGCTCCcacagcaccgacgatgacacacttt gcacagggcattgcatctgtcatcagctcctcccaagaggagcctgtacgggagattgcccaaggcatactcttagggacgcagtttcaacacttcattccggaAGTGACTGCGTTCGACACCACTATGTACGAGTACGgttcatctcctcatcatgccgacgttcatcttga
- the LOC130803697 gene encoding uncharacterized protein LOC130803697, with product MAYHRPPQYDGEADPVRFENWLAEMEKLLEVINCPTHLKVKLASFYLSGPAELWWRSIKATMTDTFWDDFLITLRQQFYPPSLQRKKENEFLHLRQGLMTVIEYSCKFNDLSRFASDIVSKESVRASRFFEGLNLKIQKGIGKYSDFRDLYDRALDSSH from the exons atggCATATCATCGTCCGCCGCAATACGACGGAGAAGCTGATCCGGTTCGCTTCGAGAATTGGCTCGCAGAGATGGAGAAACTTTTAGAGGTCATTAATTGTCCAACGCACCTAAAAGTAAAGCTGGCTTCCTTCTACCTATCTGGTCCAGCAGAGTTATGGTGGCGTTCTATCAAGGCCACTATGACTGATACCTTTTGGGATGATTTCCTTATAACTCTTCGTCAACAATTCTATCCGCCATCACTCCAacggaaaaaggagaatgagttcTTACATCTTCGTCAGGGTCTTATGACCGTGATTGAGTATAGTTGTAAGTTCAATGACCTATCTCGATTTGCTTCTGACATTGTAAGCAAAGAAAGTGTTCGTGCATCCCGCTTCTTCGagggtcttaatcttaagatccaaaagggGATTGGGAAGTATTCTGACTTCCGAGATCTTTACGACCGAGCGCTTGA TTCAagccattga